Proteins from a genomic interval of Sphingobacterium lactis:
- a CDS encoding GNAT family N-acetyltransferase, protein MKIINNEENLQFEYAEGDEIARLEYRFYKKDIALMHTVVPESMAGKGVATALAERAFAFAKEKNKKVMVYCPFVAKYVKKHPELRDQIDRDYHPNL, encoded by the coding sequence ATGAAGATCATTAACAACGAAGAAAACCTCCAGTTCGAATATGCAGAAGGTGATGAGATCGCCCGTTTGGAATACCGATTTTACAAGAAGGACATCGCCCTGATGCATACGGTCGTGCCGGAAAGCATGGCTGGAAAAGGAGTAGCCACAGCACTTGCCGAACGTGCTTTTGCATTCGCGAAGGAAAAGAACAAAAAGGTAATGGTGTATTGTCCCTTTGTCGCAAAATATGTGAAAAAACATCCGGAATTACGGGATCAGATTGACCGCGATTATCACCCGAATCTTTAA